In Podospora pseudoanserina strain CBS 124.78 chromosome 5, whole genome shotgun sequence, a single window of DNA contains:
- the MFS2_1 gene encoding MFS siderochrome iron transporter 1 (COG:U; EggNog:ENOG503NW0J): MRDALSRLRPHSNVPVVEPGVDEKAASDKEANVVNTEGVKESVADDSDAISLDAQRGVQDIEALTKVWTKQDIILAYVTIWIIYFVDAMQQNMTNSLLPYVTSAFSAHSLTPTVSIFAYLISGLSKLPLAKILDIWGRPQGFILMVICLTIGLVLMAACQNVETYAAAQVFYWVGYNGVTYSISIFVADTSSLKNRSLMFAFASSPYIITVWVGGPLADAFLYGPGWRWAFGAFAIITPVMCVPLLALFYKNYKKAKALGVMPERNSGRTWLESLKYYAIEFDVFGLLLIIAGLALFLLPFNIYFYQADGWASATCIAMLVVGFVLCVAFAVYEKWWAPKTFIPYELLTDRTVLGACILAGNLFISFYIWNSFFGSFLQVVSGLDITRASYIQNIYSIGSCFWSLVVGVLIRWTGRFKWLALYFGVPVTILGVALMVVFRQPDSNIGYIAMCQIFIAVSGGTLVICEQMAAMAATTHQYIAVVLAIEAMFANVGGAIGGTVATSIWGTVFPRSLNKFLPEAEKANVSLIFSDLKTQLDYPWGSETRIAIQDSYGDAMRYMIIASAVIQVISIVSVAVWRDIKVKDFKQVKGNVI, encoded by the exons ATGAGGGATGCTCTTTCTCGGCTTCGGCCGCACAGCAATGTTCCTGTCGTGGAACCAGGAGTGGACGAGAAGGCCGCCAGCGACAAGGAGGCCAATGTCGTCAATACCGAGGGTGTCAAGGAATCTGTCGCTGACGACTCAGATGCCATCTCGCTCGATGCTCAGCGTGGTGTGCAGGATATCGAGGCCCTGACCAAGGTGTGGACGAAACAGGACATTATTTTGGCATATGTCAC TATCTGGATCATCTACTTCGTCGATGCGATGCAGCAGAACATGACCAACAGTCTGCTGCCCTACGTCACGAGTGCCTTCTCTGCCCATTCGCTCACCCCTACCGTCTCGATCTTTGCGTACCTGATCTCCGGCCTGTCCAAGTTGCCCCTTGCCAAGATTCTCGATATCTGGGGTCGTCCGCAGGGTTTCATCCTCATGGTGATTTGCCTGACAATCGGTCTCGTCTTGATGGCTGCATGCCAAAACGTCGAAACATATGCGGCCGCTCAAGTCTTCTACTGGGTTGGCTACAATGGCGTCACCTACTCGATCTCCATCTTCGTTGCCGACACCTCGTCCCTCAAGAACAGATCTCTGATGTTCGCCTTTGCCTCTTCCCCCTACATCATCACCGTCTGGGTTGGTGGGCCCCTTGCGGACGCTTTCCTTTATGGCCCTGGTTGGCGATGGGCTTTTGGCGCttttgccatcatcactcctGTCATGTGCGTTCCCTTGTTGGCCCTCTTCTACAAGAACtacaagaaggccaaggcccTTGGAGTCATGCCGGAGAGAAACTCTGGGCGCACTTGGCTCGAGAGCCTCAAGTATTACGCCATCGAGTTCGACGTCTTTGGGCTCTTGCTCATCATTGCCGGGTTGGCACTGTTCCTTTTGCCTTTCAACATTTACTTCTACCAGGCCGACGGATGGGCCTCGGCCACCTGCATTGCCATGCTCGTCGTGGGCTTTGTTCTTTGCGTCGCCTTTGCAGTGTATGAGAAGTGGTGGGCGCCCAAGACCTTCATCCCTTATGAACTCCTCACCGATCGGACTGTTCTTGGAGCCTGTATTCTTGCCGGCAACCTGTTCATCTCCTTCTACATCTGGAACAGCTTCTTCGGCTCCTTCCTTCAGGTGGTCAGTGGCTTGGACATCACCAGGGCCAGTTACATCCAGAACATCTACAGCATTGGGTCCTGCTTCTGGTCACTCGTTGTCGGTGTGCTGATCCGCTGGACTGGCCGGTTCAAGTGGTTGGCCTTGTACTTTGGCGTTCCCGTAACCATTCTCGGCGTGGCCCTCATGGTTGTGTTCCGCCAGCCAGATTCCAACATTGGATACATCGCCATGTGCCAGATCTTCATTGCAGTTTCCGGCGGCACTTTGGTTATTTGCGAGCAAATGGCTGCCATGgctgccaccacccatcaGTACATCGCTGTTGTCCTGGCCATCGAGGCCATGTTCGCCAACGTTGGTGGCGCCATTGGCGGCACCGTCGCCACCTCTATCTGGGGCACTGTCTTCCCCAGGAGCTTGAACAAGTTCCTgcccgaggccgagaaggctaACGTGTCGCTCATCTTCTCCGACCTCAAGACCCAGCTCGACTACCCGTGGGGCAGTGAGACGAGAATTGCCATTCAAGATTCGTATGGCGATGCTATGAGGTACATGATTATTGCGTCGGCCGTCATTCAGGTCATTTCGATTGTTTCGGTGGCTGTTTGGAGGGATATCAAGGTGAAGGATTTCAAGCAGGTGAAGGGCAATGTCATCTAA
- a CDS encoding hypothetical protein (EggNog:ENOG503P4NS; COG:S): MSKPRSKTTDHHEPSATTCLDVPRHLSHVGSLDVLLLPENLSDADEASVATCELEIIEARSISSSDDETQHVKTANIFIEETVTGNSLTHTPDIELEVNLTGSENDNSCESIEACSPVQVSEEDIELRDFTGRHSGTGSTDHLTAPPDLPAPAISPLDAQHQSPSASSPDGQSQPERTLPNYKPIALTWPFQIFLLAIVIGMFAFLEYQIHDLPPLRYKALQMGQQEIADSRDALLTTSTVVFSLNTLSIEAKPLPRSPLVAPTPATLVRLEPTVDARDSPEPTPKLRIMVPRPSETLYPSPQPPVTAFCGWGRPYWNMSEYQYYNLWDTGVLSQWYVALEELIPVFTTTDPSWCPCTVSAGYEGNWPWGWPDLPMWDTHDEGCKSVMNAICSFNYYKVHTWSPKGPSGYQFRTDLNLVSSRKERGMYGITLSHRALDPMTTPPSSHSAFWGYPLTDSDSNIMFPLEVRTARLEQQDVFGNKVGRDEIASFPVNYRWMADTLLSTEISDGVTPCSTDMMEVWWYQDPLGTCTGSPSSYATVWWTLPFGKPVTSDVSETQSHTAIPVYASLGIDTRSNEPKPSGAITEQEEPSKTTLNVMTTTETVTPSPGPTSGRGPDAKPISRTENTKNKSTQSASSETEIQGPVTISSTKGEVTSTGSVTPARFDSTPLAPQSETTASVSSGYSLSIPQLFFTASSLQGEQGHSSGTNLPPLVFYGDILHHDEVSATIVRASSVTFDSALETTPMVSAETSISQIPKQDSRTAFDVDIGSVSSAISAKDPTAHPLSHLLLIQEEHTTKKEINNTNEPTTLNTTSQEASTLTSDASSTSTDTSQPPPIPPNPPIGPIPPEVRGNFFNLRSETDYLMASLIPVLLATLLGIPVQIAVSSLNSMLPFRALGHEAGTLPEDSLHLPSNSWLAPWIACRFLHRFKDPLPFLNVLLGLLSTILIPLSAETIRLEFTSINCKVFSRVCAFGLRKAGIPMRAAEGVLVAIAVLVIAIGVLLSRWKSRVATEPWSIASMAGLLSDAEVRGLVRSLPGCAEGGYLRDDQIASVLTGRRYRLGFLGDDDSEYGIEVCPAMEDDSPIQPTTKEPPTRTPVSSTPKKRFWHMKPATKEFLARATTLLFVNGLLILILYYENTILDTPFERFMDSQSFGVRILFTSFGTIVSGCWDYFFSQVSHSCIHHRLSTAPQLARTSILLSPPSNIFTGLWQFARSRDVLFFNIAFAALLAKFTPILFSSIPFRNTVTWKMHEACTWLAVAVLSYMVIVLVVMVYLGWKQPRCCLPVKTDTMVGCMYYLAESEMLSDFEGMGVLGRKERDRLVSEMGRLYDLGAVKRAGEVVRGEGGRLVVDYFVADSGVERKGRVREAR, from the exons GATGCCGACGAGGCTTCGGTTGCAACATGTGAATTGGAGATCATTGAGGCTCGATCGATATCAAGTAGTGATGACGAGACCCAACACGTCAAGACAGCTAACATTTTCATCGAGGAGACAGTGACCGGGAACAGCCTCACGCATACCCCAGATATAGAACTGGAAGTCAATCTTACAGGGTCCGAGAACGATAACAGCTGTGAGAGCATTGAGGCCTGTTCTCCAGTGCAAGTGTCTGAAGAAGATATTGAGCTACGGGATTTCACAGGACGACATAGCGGAACCGGGAGCACAGATCACCTTACTGCACCCCCAGATCTACCAGCGCCTGCGATCTCCCCCCTTGATGCGCAGCATCAGAGCCCTTCTGCCTCTAGTCCTGATGGCCAGTCACAACCCGAGAGAACTCTCCCCAACTACAAGCCAATCGCTTTGACATGGCCATTTCAGATCTTCCTCCTGGCCATTGTTATTGGCATGTTTGCGTTTCTGGAATATCAAATCCACGACCTACCACCCCTCCGCTACAAGGCTCTTCAAATGGGTCAGCAAGAAATTGCTGACTCAAGAGATGCCCTGCTCACCACAAGCACGGTTGTCTTCTCACTCAATACACTGTCTATCGAAGCCAAACCACTTCCTCGAAGCCCACTGGTGGCACCTACTCCCGCCACTCTAGTCAGACTGGAGCCAACTGTCGACGCCCGTGACAGTCCTGAGCCAACCCCGAAACTAAGGATAATGGTCCCGAGACCTAGCGAGACCCTTTATCCTTCCCCTCAGCCGCCCGTGACTGCGTTCTGTGGCTGGGGTCGTCCGTATTGGAACATGTCCGAGTATCAATACTACAACCTTTGGGACACCGGCGTTCTCTCCCAGTGGTATGTAGCCCTGGAAGAATTGATCCCAGTGTTCACCACTACGGACCCTTCTTGGTGTCCGTGCACAGTGAGTGCTGGGTACGAAGGAAACTGGCCCTGGGGCTGGCCCGACTTGCCAATGTGGGACACCCACGACGAAGGCTGCAAGTCGGTGATGAATGCTATTTGCTCGTTCAACTATTACAAAGTCCACACTTGGAGTCCAAAAGGGCCGTCAGGGTATCAATTTCGGACCGATCTGAACCTGGTCTCCAGCAGAAAGGAGAGAGGCATGTATGGAATTACCCTTTCACACCGCGCCTTGGATCCTATGACAACACCGCCGTCATCACATAGCGCCTTCTGGGGGTATCCCCTCACCGATTCGGACAGCAACATCATGTTTCCGCTAGAAGTACGGACAGCAAGGCTCGAGCAGCAGGACGTATTCGGCAATAAGGTGGGAAGGGACGAGATTGCGTCTTTTCCAGTGAACTACCGCTGGATGGCCGACACGCTGCTAAGCACTGAAATTTCAGATGGGGTCACCCCGTGCAGCACGGATATGATGGAGGTTTGGTGGTATCAGGATCCTCTGGGGACTTGTACGGGTTCACCGTCAAGTTACGCGACTGTCTGGTGGACCCTCCCGTTTGGCAAGCCAGTCACCTCCGACGTATCAGAGACGCAATCGCACACTGCCATCCCGGTCTATGCCAGCCTAGGTATAGACACCCGCAGCAACGAGCCCAAGCCCTCTGGCGCCATCACAGAGCAGGAAGAGCCCTCGAAAACAACCCTCAACGTCATGACCACTACTGAGACTGTGACACCATCTCCAGGGCCCACGAGCGGTCGTGGTCCTGATGCAAAGCCGATATCGAGGAcagaaaacaccaaaaacaaATCAACGCAGTCCGCGTCATCAGAAACGGAGATTCAGGGGCCAGTCACTATCTCTTCAACAAAGGGTGAAGTCACATCTACCGGTAGTGTAACTCCAGCGCGGTTCGATTCAACGCCACTTGCTCCTCAGTCTGAGACAACTGCCTCGGTCAGTAGCGGTTACTCCTTATCCATTCCCCAATTATTCTTTACCGCCAGCAGTCTACAAGGCGAACAGGGCCATTCTAGTGGAACGAACTTGCCTCCTCTGGTCTTT TACGGAGATATTCTCCATCATGACGAAGTTAGCGCCACGATTGTTCGAGCCAGCAGCGTTACCTTTGACTCTGCTCTGGAGACCACACCTATGGTCTCAGCGGAAACTAGCATTTCTCAGATTCCAAAACAAGATTCCAGGACAGCGTTTGACGTCGACATTGGCTCGGTTTCGTCCGCGATCTCAGCCAAAGATCCTACCGCACACCCCTTAAGTCATTTACTATTGATCCAGGAAGAGCATACCACTAAGAAGgagatcaacaacaccaatgaACCTACCACACTAAACACCACCTCGCAAGAAGCCTCAACGCTCACTTCTGATGCCTCTTCAACCAGCACCGACAcctctcaaccacctcccatcccaccgaACCCGCCTATAGGCCCAATTCCCCCAGAAGTCCGAGGAaacttcttcaacctccgcTCAGAAACCGACTACCTCATGGCCTCCCTCATTCCAGTCCTTCTGGCAACACTCCTAGGCATCCCCGTCCAGATCGCAGTCAGTTCCCTCAATTCAATGCTTCCCTTCAGGGCACTAGGTCATGAAGCCGGAACACTGCCAGAAGACTCCCTCCATTTGCCCTCCAATAGCTGGCTAGCACCATGGATAGCATGCAGATTCCTGCACCGATTCAAAGATCCCCTCCCATTTCTCAACGTGCTCCTTGGACTCCTATCCACCATCCTTATCCCTCTATCGGCCGAGACAATCCGTCTGGAATTCACCTCGATCAACTGCAAGGTCTTCAGTCGGGTATGTGCCTTTGGGTTGAGAAAGGCCGGAATTCCCATGCGAGCCGCGGAGGGTGTGTTGGTGGCTATTGCTGTGCTTGTTATCGCGATCGGGGTTCTGCTCTCACGGTGGAAGAGTCGGGTTGCTACAGAGCCGTGGAGTATTGCTTCCATGGCTGGGCTATTGTCCGATGCTGaagtgagggggttggtgcggTCGTTGCCCGGGTGTGCTGAAGGGGGATATCTAAGGGATGATCAGATTGCCAGTGTTTTGACAGGGAGGCGGTACCGTTTGGGGTTCCTGGGAGATGATGATTCAGAATATGGGATTGAAGTCTGTCCGGCGATGGAGGACGACTCACCGATACAACCCACGACAAAAGAACCCCCAACCCGCACACCTGTCTCTTCCACACCAAAGAAGAGATTCTGGCACATGAAACCAGCCACAAAAGAGTTTCTCGCCCGGGCAACGACTCTACTCTTCGTCAACGGCCTGCTGATCCTCATCCTCTATTACGaaaacaccatcctcgacaCGCCTTTCGAACGGTTCATGGACAGCCAATCCTTCGGTGTCCGGATTCTGTTCACCTCCTTCGGCACCATTGTCAGCGGATGCTGGGATTACTTCTTCTCTC AAGTATCCCACTCCtgcatccaccaccgcctctccaccgccccccaacTAGCCCGGACCTCCATCCTCCTGTCCCCTCCTTCCAACATCTTCACTGGTCTCTGGCAGTTCGCCCGCTCAAGAGAtgtcctcttcttcaacatcgcCTTTGCCGCCCTGCTGGCAAAGTTCACACCGATTTTGTTCTCCAGCATCCCGTTTCGGAATACCGTTACCTGGAAGATGCATGAGGCGTGTACGTGGTTGGCTGTTGCAGTACTAAGCTATATGGTGATTGTgcttgtggtgatggtgtatCTTGGGTGGAAGCAGCCGCGGTGTTGTTTGCCGGTGAAGACCGATACGATGGTCGGGTGTATGTACTACCTCGCCGAGTCTGAGATGTTGAGTGATTTTGAGGGGATGGGagtgttggggaggaaggagagggatcGGTTGGTGAgtgagatggggaggttgtatGATTTGGGAGCGGTTAAGAGGGCGGGCGAGGTGGTaagaggtgagggtgggaggCTGGTTGTTGACTACTTTGTCGCTGATTCTGGGGTTGAACGAAAGGGGCGAGTTAGGGAGGCGCGCTGA
- a CDS encoding hypothetical protein (EggNog:ENOG503P1P8; COG:S), protein MAGVVAAAIAAEQVIMTGVEAAAAVAIAAPTAPLKVSLVQLDKPEGDDGNIARSNHSLTVIDDKAYLFGGIDASGHLCSPTVHAISLPQEKSQADPLTSKSTSLADYPAFPTKDISTGELNVPSARKNHAACARGNRYVLIHGGEDASGNPIDEGNVIWEWDSETLAWTKLRGATQLYKNMAPRSGHSLFIDDKQGFLISVGGSNDETKREVWFYDLNQAVWTTLPDLPSSVELLDARAYAGNTLYVLAKSPSDPNTVELLSLYLYNNATDREKPLPWETHSFTAPSPRPQPRVGGALVPITTGYGREYLVYMFGLPVDESLAFQGDIWTLQLPSRGVTGAKVKDYVREKLPKMSSGELTWAEVELVAMEQMESQGKVHPGPRGKFGFGACSGGRGVVIWGGENAKGEREEDGWILRGAGGYEDYDRRE, encoded by the coding sequence ATGGCCGGCGTCGTAGCAGCAGCCATCGCGGCCGAGCAAGTCATCATGACAGGCGTcgaagccgcagcagcagtcgcCATCGCAGCTCCTACCGCCCCCCTCAAAGTATCCCTCGTCCAGCTTGACAAGCCCGAAGGCGATGACGGCAACATAGCTCGCTCCAATCATTCTCTTACAGTCATCGACGACAAAGCCTACCTCTTCGGTGGCATCGATGCCTCCGGCCACCTCTGCTCTCCCACAGTGCACGCCATCTCCCTTCCCCAAGAAAAATCCCAAGCCGACCCCTTGACTTCCAAATCCACCTCCCTAGCAGACTATCCCGCTTTCCCAACAAAGGACATCTCCACAGGGGAACTCAACGTCCCCTCCGCACGCAAAAACCACGCCGCCTGCGCCAGGGGCAACCGCTACGTCTTGATCCACGGAGGTGAAGACGCCTCTGGAAATCCCATTGACGAAGGGAACGTCATCTGGGAGTGGGATTCAGAGACCCTGGCATGGACAAAACTCCGGGGTGCAACTCAGCTATACAAGAACATGGCTCCTCGCTCTGGTCACTCCCTGTTCATCGACGACAAGCAAGGTTTTCTCATCTCCGTCGGCGGTAGCAACGACGAAACGAAACGCGAGGTTTGGTTTTACGACCTGAACCAGGCAGTCTGGACGACACTGCCTGACCTTCCTTCTTCGGTCGAGCTGCTAGACGCGAGAGCCTACGCAGGGAACACGCTTTACGTCCTGGCTAAATCCCCCTCTGACCCCAACACAGTGGAGTTGCTGTCATTGTATCTCTACAACAACGCCACAGACAGGGAAAAACCCCTCCCCTGGGAAACGCATTCATTcaccgctccctctccccgcccACAGCCACGGGTTGGTGGTGCGCTGGTTCCGATAACGACCGGTTATGGGAGGGAGTATCTTGTCTATATGTTCGGCCTTCCTGTCGATGAATCACTGGCTTTCCAAGGAGATATCTGGACGTTGCAGCTCCCATCAAGGGGGGTCACGGGGGCAAAGGTGAAGGATTATGTGAGGGAGAAGCTTCCAAAGATGAGCAGTGGGGAACTGACGTgggcggaggtggagttGGTGGCTATGGAGCAGATGGAGAGTCAGGGGAAGGTGCACCCAGGACCGAGGGGGaagtttgggtttggggcgTGttcaggggggaggggggtggtgatttgGGGTGGGGAGAATGCtaagggggagagggaggaggatgggtggattttgaggggggcgggggggtaTGAGGATTATGATCGGAGGGAGTAA